From a region of the Mycoplasma miroungigenitalium genome:
- the cypl gene encoding ABC transporter thiamine pyrophosphate-binding lipoprotein p37/Cypl encodes MKFIKKIISASAPLTLTTATLMSASCNNKTNEKTKENLDLLWDTEITITNSWINPGFQETKKETDFLNLLSKRFNELKNKDESTKHLPDVKFNIETKDKGTYIQDIENDNKKNDLLIANYTVFSENFWQDGKFVNDNNAKLVAQTSTLKFNWQSSDNDFYKDGTSTDPLRIAAVKNNEIWVKNTGFEYPDWPEAIKQNKINFDGSKYDTFYSKDKLTYVYHGAILISGNFAKRTEITKDWEDKNWEKFVTHGIVYSKNTSAGGFKYQAALLARHFNKPLNEILEYLNSNSEYVFKGTKPKSQLGKESQNSKGVKIVPHIAFDDEGSYNWTENNGENNYYKPQGFKSNKKFEDQENDVIRTLTLTNPAAYDVVLGRKGLHDKQVELIAKALTSLTLQENTYGIYTGYNKFQPLSNELFEKYVKLQVQAETVQDLVNDIPEIN; translated from the coding sequence ATGAAATTTATTAAAAAAATAATTAGTGCATCAGCACCACTTACTTTGACAACAGCGACATTAATGTCAGCTAGTTGCAACAACAAAACAAACGAGAAAACAAAAGAAAACCTAGATTTATTGTGAGATACTGAGATTACTATAACTAACTCTTGAATAAATCCCGGTTTCCAAGAAACTAAAAAGGAAACTGATTTCTTGAATTTATTGAGTAAAAGATTTAATGAATTAAAGAATAAAGATGAAAGTACAAAACATCTACCGGATGTAAAATTCAATATTGAAACAAAAGATAAGGGCACATACATACAAGACATTGAAAACGATAATAAAAAAAATGACTTATTAATTGCAAATTACACTGTTTTTTCAGAAAACTTTTGACAAGACGGAAAATTTGTGAATGATAATAATGCAAAATTGGTGGCGCAAACCAGTACATTAAAATTTAATTGACAATCTTCAGATAATGATTTTTATAAAGATGGAACGTCAACAGATCCACTAAGAATCGCGGCAGTAAAAAATAACGAAATTTGAGTAAAAAACACAGGTTTTGAATATCCAGACTGACCTGAAGCCATTAAGCAAAATAAAATAAATTTTGATGGATCAAAATATGATACATTCTATTCAAAAGACAAATTAACATATGTTTATCATGGTGCAATATTAATATCAGGAAATTTTGCCAAACGTACTGAGATTACGAAAGATTGAGAGGATAAAAATTGAGAAAAATTTGTTACTCATGGTATTGTTTACAGTAAAAACACTAGCGCAGGTGGTTTTAAATATCAGGCAGCATTATTAGCGCGTCATTTCAATAAACCACTTAACGAGATTCTCGAATATTTAAACTCAAACTCTGAATATGTTTTTAAAGGGACTAAACCCAAATCTCAATTGGGTAAAGAGTCACAAAATTCAAAAGGAGTAAAAATTGTTCCTCATATCGCCTTTGATGATGAAGGTTCTTATAACTGAACTGAAAATAATGGTGAAAACAATTATTACAAACCCCAAGGCTTTAAATCGAATAAAAAATTCGAAGATCAGGAAAATGATGTCATTAGAACATTAACATTAACTAATCCCGCTGCATATGATGTAGTCCTTGGAAGAAAGGGTCTACACGATAAACAAGTAGAATTAATTGCGAAGGCGCTTACATCACTTACCTTGCAAGAAAATACATACGGAATCTATACTGGATACAATAAATTCCAACCGCTATCTAACGAATTATTTGAAAAATATGTCAAATTACAGGTTCAAGCTGAGACAGTTCAAGATTTAGTTAATGATATACCGGAAATTAACTAA
- a CDS encoding phosphonate ABC transporter ATP-binding protein: MNKIIECKDINLTYKKNSEDVLQNINLNVYEGEMIAVIGPSGAGKSTLFKMFVRAIKPRSGEIKVFGKHISKISNKHWKKIIDRIGFLTQKPNLINTDNVYENIRRSHIKYSNFFFQIFGILNKKQKTKIFQTLDELNILDKAFSRVSDLSGGQQQRVEIAKLLIRDVDLILADEPTANLDNHTSKEVLDLLLNLKHKSKTLIVNIHDLSLIKQYFDRVIAINNKHIILNKKVEDVELWELIESVQKTQ, from the coding sequence ATGAACAAAATTATTGAATGTAAAGATATCAATCTTACATATAAAAAAAATTCCGAAGATGTTCTGCAAAACATAAATTTAAATGTTTATGAGGGAGAAATGATTGCTGTTATTGGCCCAAGTGGAGCTGGTAAATCAACTCTATTTAAAATGTTTGTCAGAGCAATCAAACCTCGCAGTGGCGAAATCAAGGTATTTGGGAAACACATTTCAAAAATATCAAATAAACATTGAAAAAAAATAATCGATAGAATTGGTTTTTTAACCCAAAAACCAAACCTTATAAATACTGATAATGTTTATGAAAATATAAGACGTTCCCATATTAAATATTCAAATTTCTTCTTTCAAATCTTCGGTATTTTAAACAAAAAACAAAAAACTAAAATATTTCAGACACTGGATGAATTAAATATTCTCGATAAAGCTTTTTCTCGTGTATCAGATTTGAGCGGCGGACAACAACAAAGAGTTGAAATTGCCAAATTATTGATTAGAGATGTTGATTTAATTCTTGCTGATGAGCCTACAGCGAACCTTGATAACCACACGAGCAAAGAAGTGTTAGATTTGCTTTTGAATCTAAAACACAAAAGCAAAACATTGATTGTCAATATACACGATTTAAGTCTTATTAAACAATATTTTGATAGGGTAATAGCAATTAATAACAAACATATTATTTTGAACAAAAAAGTTGAAGATGTTGAACTATGAGAACTAATAGAATCAGTACAAAAAACTCAGTAG